The following coding sequences lie in one Paenibacillus durus ATCC 35681 genomic window:
- the tilS gene encoding tRNA lysidine(34) synthetase TilS, with amino-acid sequence MVEWNELVDSVMEAAAEHRLWGPRDAIVVAVSGGPDSVALLHVLHEISRSRMPLTLICAHVNHGFRAESAQEAELVRRTAEALGIPFELAEFDIPSFMKESGLGPQEAAREKRYRFLIDTAKRRGARSVALAHHADDQAETVLMRLLRGSGLSGLAGMRWARTEKNVELIRPFLRINKAALMDVCRQRGYLYAEDPSNAQTKYRRNAVRLEVLPFLTRYSPRLSRSLTQLAEIAGAEDDFMEDAAAKCFAEIALQEQGKCTLDRAAFAAVHSALQRRLIKLILNYLSADTPETDFPKIEAVRRGILQDMPTAWSLDLGRGITCIRQYNTIYFLSAPLDHQASYAYCLPKLQPRLELREINKALVMTLAERGDETVLRGEGGRMSARFDYKELVFPLTIRSRLPGDTIKVMGLNGSKKVKDIYIDDKIPSTERSRIPLVCDGLGNIVWIPGIRRSVHAAVGDHTASVLLLSLEDL; translated from the coding sequence ATGGTCGAGTGGAATGAACTGGTGGATTCGGTGATGGAAGCCGCGGCAGAACACAGGCTGTGGGGTCCAAGAGACGCCATTGTAGTCGCAGTGTCCGGAGGGCCGGATTCTGTGGCTCTTTTGCATGTTCTGCATGAAATATCCCGGAGCCGGATGCCGCTTACGCTCATTTGCGCCCATGTGAACCACGGTTTCCGCGCCGAATCGGCGCAGGAAGCGGAGCTTGTGCGCCGCACGGCCGAAGCACTCGGAATCCCCTTTGAACTCGCCGAATTCGATATTCCTTCCTTTATGAAGGAAAGCGGGCTCGGTCCGCAGGAAGCAGCTAGGGAGAAGCGTTACCGCTTTCTAATTGATACGGCGAAGCGCCGGGGGGCGCGTTCCGTCGCGCTTGCTCATCATGCCGACGATCAGGCCGAGACGGTTCTGATGCGTCTCTTGCGGGGCAGCGGTCTGTCAGGGCTTGCGGGCATGCGCTGGGCAAGGACGGAAAAAAACGTGGAACTTATCCGCCCATTCCTCCGTATTAACAAAGCGGCGCTCATGGATGTGTGCCGGCAGCGAGGCTATCTTTATGCCGAAGATCCCAGCAACGCGCAAACCAAGTACAGACGCAATGCGGTCAGACTGGAAGTGCTTCCATTTTTGACGCGCTACAGTCCGAGACTGAGCCGGTCGCTGACGCAGCTGGCGGAAATCGCCGGCGCCGAGGATGATTTTATGGAAGATGCGGCCGCTAAGTGCTTCGCTGAGATCGCCTTGCAGGAACAGGGTAAATGCACGCTGGACAGAGCGGCTTTTGCCGCTGTGCACTCCGCTTTACAACGGCGTTTGATTAAACTAATATTAAATTATCTGTCAGCGGATACGCCGGAAACCGATTTTCCGAAGATTGAAGCAGTGCGGCGGGGAATACTGCAAGATATGCCCACCGCGTGGAGTCTTGATTTGGGGCGCGGTATAACCTGTATCCGGCAGTATAATACCATTTATTTCTTGTCCGCTCCTTTGGATCATCAGGCAAGCTACGCCTATTGTCTGCCTAAGCTCCAGCCTCGTCTTGAGCTTCGCGAGATTAACAAGGCGCTCGTAATGACGCTGGCGGAGCGAGGGGATGAGACGGTTCTGAGGGGAGAAGGCGGCAGGATGTCGGCCCGGTTCGATTATAAAGAGCTGGTCTTCCCGCTTACGATTCGTTCCCGGTTGCCTGGAGATACCATTAAAGTCATGGGATTAAACGGAAGCAAAAAGGTAAAAGATATTTACATTGATGATAAAATACCTTCTACCGAGCGTTCACGCATTCCCCTTGTATGTGACGGACTCGGAAACATTGTCTGGATTCCGGGCATTCGCCGTTCGGTTCATGCCGCCGTCGGGGATCATACGGCTTCGGTTCTGCTGCTGTCGCTTGAAGACCTGTAG
- the hpt gene encoding hypoxanthine phosphoribosyltransferase codes for MQNDIQEILISEEEIQQRIKELGAKLSDAYEGRNPLVICVLKGAFIFMADLVKVITVPVEMDFMAVSSYGATTKSSGVVKIIKDLDVPVDGRHVLIVEDIIDSGLTLSYLIELLRNRNAASVSVVTLFDKPAGRTVSLEADYTGFVIPDEFIVGYGLDYAEKYRNLPYIGVLKPEVYSK; via the coding sequence TTGCAGAACGATATCCAGGAGATTTTGATCAGCGAAGAGGAGATTCAACAGAGAATCAAAGAGCTTGGCGCCAAGCTGAGCGATGCATATGAGGGACGCAATCCGCTGGTCATTTGCGTGCTGAAGGGTGCGTTTATTTTTATGGCCGATTTGGTTAAAGTCATTACGGTGCCGGTCGAGATGGACTTCATGGCCGTATCAAGCTATGGCGCGACAACCAAATCTTCGGGCGTAGTTAAAATTATCAAGGATCTGGACGTTCCGGTTGATGGCCGCCACGTGCTGATCGTTGAGGATATTATCGACAGCGGTCTTACGCTGAGTTATCTGATTGAGCTGCTTCGCAACCGCAACGCTGCATCGGTATCCGTCGTGACTCTGTTCGATAAACCGGCGGGTCGTACCGTTAGCCTTGAGGCAGATTATACCGGTTTTGTCATTCCTGACGAATTTATTGTAGGATACGGACTTGACTATGCCGAAAAGTATCGGAATCTCCCTTACATCGGGGTATTGAAGCCGGAGGTCTACTCTAAATAA
- the ftsH gene encoding ATP-dependent zinc metalloprotease FtsH, with translation MNRFIRNSGFYLILFLVVVGIVQFVSNGNEAADFPRYDQLRQELKSNNVKDLTVQFEGNAFNVTGSYKEKPEWAKSQSFSTYIPPTDAAIEELTAASQANNIPFVQKKMEGDSIWLTFLSSIIPLVIMFILFFFLFNQAQGGGGKVMNFGKSKARLYNEEKKRVTFEDVAGADEEKQELVEVVEFLKDPRKFAAVGARIPKGVLLVGPPGTGKTLLARAVAGEAGVPFFSISGSDFVEMFVGVGASRVRDLFENAKKNAPCIIFIDEIDAVGRQRGAGLGGGHDEREQTLNQLLVEMDGFGGNEGIIIVAATNRADILDPALLRPGRFDRQITVDRPDVKGREAVLKVHSRNKPLTKDVKLDVIAKRTTGFTGADLENLLNEAALLAARRNRKDISMREVDEAIDRVIVGTEKRSRVISDREKRIVAYHEAGHTIAGYFLEHADMVHKVTIIPRGRAGGYVIMLPKEDRMLVTKQELLDKVTGLLGGRVAEEMFIGEIGTGAYSDFQQATRIVRSMIMEYGMSEKLGPMQFGTSQGQVFLGRDIGHEQNYSDSIAYEIDQEMQRFINECYERCRELLKKHSKEMHLIAGTLLEKETLELEQIKELIEQGYLTEDGKPVDGQSLANEGAEPIIDPIGDVKVRIQGKTSEPQATLGDSPKDIPNNPQQDGESGNDENKGGGAGLS, from the coding sequence ATGAATCGGTTCATCCGAAATTCTGGTTTTTATTTGATTTTATTTCTAGTCGTGGTGGGCATTGTCCAATTCGTCAGCAATGGAAATGAAGCCGCCGATTTCCCCAGATATGACCAGTTACGGCAGGAGCTTAAGAGTAACAATGTGAAGGATTTGACGGTTCAGTTCGAAGGCAACGCCTTTAATGTAACCGGCTCTTATAAAGAGAAGCCGGAATGGGCTAAATCGCAGAGCTTCTCCACATATATTCCTCCTACGGACGCGGCTATCGAAGAACTGACTGCAGCCAGTCAGGCTAACAACATACCATTCGTCCAGAAGAAAATGGAGGGCGACAGCATTTGGCTGACCTTCCTGTCTTCGATCATTCCGCTTGTTATTATGTTCATCCTGTTCTTCTTCCTGTTCAATCAGGCGCAGGGCGGCGGCGGAAAGGTGATGAATTTCGGCAAGAGCAAAGCCCGTCTTTACAATGAAGAGAAGAAGCGGGTCACCTTTGAAGACGTAGCCGGGGCCGACGAAGAGAAGCAGGAGCTTGTCGAAGTCGTGGAATTCCTAAAAGACCCGCGGAAATTCGCTGCCGTGGGTGCGCGCATCCCTAAAGGGGTATTGCTCGTAGGTCCTCCGGGCACAGGTAAAACACTGCTTGCCCGCGCGGTGGCAGGTGAAGCCGGGGTTCCGTTCTTCAGCATCTCCGGTTCCGACTTCGTCGAAATGTTCGTCGGCGTCGGCGCTTCGCGGGTACGCGACCTGTTCGAGAACGCGAAGAAGAATGCGCCTTGCATCATCTTTATCGACGAAATCGACGCCGTCGGCCGTCAGCGCGGCGCCGGACTTGGCGGCGGGCATGATGAACGCGAGCAGACGCTCAACCAATTGCTCGTTGAGATGGACGGCTTCGGCGGCAACGAAGGCATTATCATCGTCGCGGCTACCAACCGCGCCGATATTCTTGACCCCGCTCTGCTTCGTCCGGGACGCTTTGACCGTCAGATTACGGTTGACCGCCCTGACGTGAAGGGACGCGAGGCAGTACTGAAGGTTCACTCCCGCAACAAGCCGCTGACCAAGGACGTGAAGCTTGACGTGATCGCCAAGCGCACAACCGGCTTCACCGGCGCGGATCTGGAGAACCTGCTGAACGAAGCGGCGCTGCTCGCCGCCCGCCGCAACCGCAAAGATATCTCCATGCGGGAAGTGGATGAGGCCATCGACCGGGTCATCGTCGGCACCGAGAAGCGCAGCCGCGTGATCAGCGACCGCGAGAAGCGGATCGTCGCTTACCACGAGGCTGGGCATACGATCGCCGGATATTTCCTGGAGCATGCCGACATGGTTCACAAGGTGACGATTATCCCGCGCGGACGCGCAGGCGGATATGTCATCATGCTTCCGAAGGAAGACCGTATGCTCGTTACGAAGCAGGAGCTGCTTGACAAGGTTACCGGGCTGCTCGGCGGCCGGGTAGCCGAGGAAATGTTCATCGGAGAGATCGGCACAGGCGCATACAGCGACTTCCAGCAGGCTACGCGCATTGTGCGCAGCATGATTATGGAATACGGCATGAGCGAGAAGCTCGGTCCGATGCAGTTCGGCACTTCCCAAGGCCAGGTATTCCTGGGCCGCGATATCGGGCACGAGCAGAATTACAGTGATTCGATCGCTTACGAGATTGATCAGGAAATGCAGCGTTTTATCAACGAATGTTATGAGCGATGCAGAGAGCTGCTGAAGAAGCACTCGAAGGAAATGCATCTCATCGCAGGCACGCTGCTGGAGAAAGAGACGCTTGAGCTGGAGCAGATCAAAGAGCTGATCGAGCAGGGCTATCTGACCGAAGACGGCAAGCCGGTTGACGGCCAAAGTCTTGCCAATGAAGGAGCAGAGCCAATTATTGATCCAATCGGCGATGTAAAAGTCCGCATTCAGGGCAAAACCAGTGAGCCTCAGGCTACGCTGGGAGATTCGCCCAAAGATATTCCAAACAATCCGCAGCAAGATGGAGAGAGCGGAAATGATGAGAATAAGGGCGGCGGAGCAGGCTTGAGCTAA
- a CDS encoding serine/threonine-protein kinase yields MGTLSNPPRSPGEVITGKWRGNRYVVNRLLGKGANGTVYLVNRQGRREKYALKIGYDTLDLQSEINVLTSLQSCRVRRDQRTRGTSPMSAYFLEADDASEGGFPFYVMRYVQGTPLHYFLSRKGSSWLGLIGLQLLDRLCGLHECGFIFGDLKPENVMVSEYGEAELIDFGGAGPIGRSVKQFTEWHDRGYWNAGSRIGDEGYDLFAFAVLCLRLLDEPGLQNASRQLPQTRSGDDLIKLAGQLPDKKLASWLRLALKGGFSTSAEARDMWKSHVYTSRHYKPEPLATPGWLTGAFALSLCLLAFTVYWIYHF; encoded by the coding sequence TAATCCGCCCCGTTCTCCGGGGGAAGTCATTACCGGCAAATGGCGGGGCAACCGTTATGTCGTGAACCGGCTGCTTGGAAAGGGCGCAAACGGTACGGTATATTTGGTCAACCGGCAGGGGAGAAGGGAGAAGTATGCGCTCAAAATCGGATACGACACGCTTGATCTTCAGTCGGAGATTAACGTGCTGACTTCGCTTCAATCCTGCCGAGTGCGGCGGGATCAGCGTACCAGGGGGACGTCGCCGATGTCTGCCTACTTCCTGGAGGCCGACGACGCTTCGGAAGGCGGATTTCCTTTTTACGTTATGCGCTATGTTCAAGGTACGCCGCTCCACTATTTTCTGTCCCGTAAAGGTTCCTCCTGGCTTGGTCTGATCGGACTGCAGCTGCTGGACAGACTATGCGGACTGCATGAATGCGGGTTTATCTTTGGTGATCTGAAGCCGGAAAATGTCATGGTATCGGAGTACGGCGAAGCCGAGTTGATCGATTTCGGAGGGGCGGGTCCTATCGGCCGCAGCGTGAAGCAGTTTACGGAATGGCATGACCGCGGCTACTGGAATGCCGGCAGCCGGATCGGGGATGAAGGCTATGATCTGTTCGCCTTCGCCGTGCTCTGCTTGCGGCTGCTTGACGAGCCCGGACTTCAGAATGCATCGCGGCAGCTTCCGCAGACAAGAAGCGGAGACGATCTGATCAAGCTTGCGGGCCAGCTTCCCGATAAGAAGCTCGCCTCTTGGCTGAGGCTCGCGCTGAAGGGCGGATTTTCCACGTCGGCGGAAGCCAGGGACATGTGGAAGAGCCATGTTTACACATCACGTCATTATAAGCCGGAGCCGCTGGCGACTCCGGGCTGGCTGACCGGCGCCTTTGCGCTGTCGCTGTGCCTGCTGGCTTTTACCGTCTACTGGATTTATCATTTTTAA